The following are from one region of the Variovorax sp. V213 genome:
- a CDS encoding DUF2796 domain-containing protein, translating to MKQIRLRRRISSGFAFAAALFAAAPFLSAQAQQQHAHVHGQLKLDVAIDGPTVVINMESPLDNIVGFERAPKTDAEKKTVEDAVAQLRAADKLFAIDPAANCKLGPVDLRSGALGLGNPDPSEPPGHADLDATFSFNCTNAAAAKFIDVNLFAAFKGTRQIDSQIASAQGQFKRQLKRPAVAQANQPVRLSWGK from the coding sequence ATGAAACAGATCCGACTTCGACGACGCATTTCATCCGGCTTCGCATTCGCCGCGGCATTGTTCGCAGCGGCCCCTTTTCTTTCAGCGCAGGCCCAGCAGCAGCACGCACACGTGCACGGCCAGCTCAAGCTTGACGTGGCCATCGACGGTCCCACCGTCGTGATCAACATGGAGTCGCCGCTCGACAACATCGTCGGCTTCGAGCGCGCGCCCAAGACCGATGCCGAGAAAAAGACCGTCGAAGATGCCGTCGCCCAGCTGCGCGCGGCGGACAAGCTCTTTGCCATCGACCCCGCCGCCAACTGCAAGCTCGGCCCGGTCGACCTGCGCTCCGGCGCGCTCGGCCTCGGCAACCCCGACCCGAGCGAGCCCCCGGGCCATGCAGACCTCGACGCCACCTTCTCCTTCAACTGCACCAACGCGGCCGCGGCAAAGTTCATCGACGTGAATCTTTTCGCCGCCTTCAAGGGCACGCGCCAGATCGATTCGCAGATCGCTTCGGCGCAAGGCCAGTTCAAGCGCCAGCTCAAGCGCCCTGCGGTTGCGCAAGCGAACCAGCCCGTACGCCTGAGCTGGGGCAAGTGA
- a CDS encoding polyprenyl synthetase family protein, with protein MSGAVVNWDAGRLAGWSEPHLVRVEAALSRWVGVDAPVLLGEAMRYAVLDGGKRLRPLLVLAASEAVGGNAAAALRAACATELIHAYSLVHDDLPSMDNDVLRRGKPTVHVKFGEADALLAGDALQALAFELLTPDGDEIPASTQAMLCRLLARAAGSQGMAGGQAIDLASVGMALNEAQLREMHRLKTGALLQGSVEMGAACAGAVAPAALNALRDYGAAIGLAFQVVDDILDVTADSQTLGKTAGKDAAADKPTYVSLWGLDGARAQARQLLAEALAALDRSGLADTAALRALAHMVVDRDR; from the coding sequence ATGAGCGGGGCTGTGGTCAATTGGGATGCTGGCCGGCTGGCCGGCTGGAGCGAACCGCATCTGGTGCGCGTCGAAGCGGCGCTTTCGCGCTGGGTCGGGGTCGATGCGCCGGTGCTGCTCGGTGAAGCGATGCGCTACGCCGTGCTCGACGGTGGCAAGCGGCTGCGTCCGCTCCTGGTGCTGGCCGCGAGCGAAGCGGTGGGCGGCAATGCGGCCGCGGCGCTGCGCGCGGCTTGCGCAACGGAACTGATTCACGCCTACTCGCTGGTGCACGACGACCTGCCGAGCATGGACAACGACGTGCTGCGGCGTGGCAAGCCCACGGTGCATGTCAAGTTCGGCGAGGCCGATGCGCTACTCGCCGGCGATGCATTGCAGGCGCTGGCCTTCGAACTGCTGACGCCCGACGGCGACGAAATTCCGGCTTCGACCCAGGCCATGCTGTGCCGCCTGCTGGCGCGCGCCGCAGGCAGCCAGGGCATGGCGGGCGGCCAAGCCATCGACCTTGCCAGCGTCGGCATGGCGCTGAACGAAGCGCAGCTGCGCGAAATGCATCGCCTGAAAACCGGCGCGCTGCTGCAGGGCAGCGTCGAGATGGGCGCCGCCTGTGCCGGTGCCGTGGCGCCTGCCGCGCTGAATGCATTGCGTGACTACGGCGCGGCCATCGGCCTGGCGTTCCAGGTGGTCGACGACATCCTCGACGTCACCGCCGATTCGCAAACCCTCGGCAAGACGGCCGGCAAGGACGCGGCCGCCGACAAGCCCACCTACGTTTCGCTGTGGGGCCTCGACGGTGCGCGGGCACAGGCACGGCAGCTGCTTGCCGAAGCGCTTGCAGCGCTGGACCGCAGCGGCCTTGCCGACACCGCGGCACTGCGCGCACTGGCCCACATGGTCGTCGACCGCGACCGATGA
- a CDS encoding exodeoxyribonuclease VII small subunit, giving the protein MPKVPSSATSSPAATPDTGPLPASYEAGLQELEQLVAELESGQLPLDQLLGSYQRGATLLAFCREKLQAVEDQIKVLDAGSLKPWAAE; this is encoded by the coding sequence ATGCCCAAGGTCCCTTCTTCCGCCACGTCCAGCCCGGCAGCCACGCCCGACACGGGGCCGCTGCCGGCCAGCTACGAAGCCGGGCTCCAGGAGTTGGAACAATTGGTTGCAGAACTCGAGTCCGGCCAGCTGCCGCTCGATCAGTTGCTTGGCAGCTATCAGCGCGGCGCCACATTGCTCGCTTTCTGCCGCGAGAAGCTGCAGGCGGTCGAAGACCAGATCAAGGTGCTCGACGCGGGGAGCCTCAAGCCCTGGGCGGCCGAATGA
- a CDS encoding sulfurtransferase — MYTTLVSVEQLQQLQAGDVPLMVFDCSFDLMKPEAGAQQYAAAHIPGAVYANLDTDLSAKHGVPGALGDVVIAQEDGVPASGGRHPLPSREKFAAWLSSIGFSNDMQAVVYDRNGANYCGRLWWMLKWMGHDAVAVLDGGLQAWQAAGGEVTNREEPAHFQSNFVPGEPLAKLVTTDAVVRRLGQPDQNLIDARAAARFRGEVEPLDPIAGHIPGAFNRPFAENLGPDGKFKSASQLRAEFEALLAGRDPATVVHHCGSGVSAVPNLLAMQIAGLGTTALYAGSWSEWSNTPGLPTRQGAEP, encoded by the coding sequence ATGTACACCACCCTCGTCAGCGTCGAACAACTCCAGCAACTGCAGGCTGGCGACGTACCTCTCATGGTTTTCGACTGCAGCTTCGACCTCATGAAGCCCGAGGCGGGCGCACAGCAATATGCCGCCGCGCACATCCCCGGCGCCGTGTATGCGAACCTCGACACCGACCTCAGCGCGAAACACGGCGTACCGGGCGCACTGGGGGACGTGGTCATTGCGCAGGAAGACGGCGTGCCGGCCTCGGGCGGACGCCATCCGCTGCCGAGCCGCGAGAAGTTCGCAGCCTGGTTGTCGAGCATCGGTTTTTCCAACGACATGCAGGCCGTGGTCTATGACCGCAACGGCGCCAACTATTGCGGCCGGCTCTGGTGGATGCTCAAGTGGATGGGCCACGACGCGGTGGCCGTGCTCGACGGCGGCCTGCAGGCATGGCAGGCCGCGGGCGGCGAAGTCACGAACCGCGAAGAGCCGGCGCACTTCCAGTCGAATTTCGTGCCGGGCGAGCCGCTCGCGAAGCTCGTGACCACCGACGCCGTGGTGCGCCGGCTCGGCCAGCCTGACCAGAACCTGATCGACGCGCGCGCCGCCGCACGATTTCGCGGCGAGGTGGAACCTCTGGACCCGATCGCGGGTCACATCCCCGGGGCTTTCAATCGGCCCTTCGCCGAAAACCTCGGCCCCGACGGCAAGTTCAAGTCGGCATCGCAATTGCGTGCCGAGTTCGAAGCGCTGCTCGCGGGACGCGATCCGGCGACGGTCGTCCACCACTGCGGCAGCGGCGTGAGCGCTGTGCCCAACCTGCTTGCAATGCAGATCGCGGGGCTGGGGACCACCGCGCTCTATGCCGGCAGCTGGAGCGAGTGGAGCAACACGCCGGGGCTGCCGACCCGGCAAGGCGCAGAACCATGA
- a CDS encoding DMT family transporter, producing the protein MVLGAFLFATMSVVVKVASAWFNSGEMVLGRGLIGIVLLWLLARSRGVSMATRYPGMHAWRSTIGVVSLGAWFYAIAHMPLATAVTLNYMSSVWIAAFLVGGALLAWVPVPGRDGRVQRPPLQGPLVLTVLAGFAGVVLMLKPSVNGNEGFAGLLGLLSGLTAAFAYMQVVALSRIGEPELRTVFYFAVGSAVAGAIATAATGFSGGGAWTWQHALWLLPIGLLAALGQLCMTRAYATAKTQAGTLVVANLQYSGIVFAAFYSVVLFDDRIDAAGWAGMALIIVSGIAATVLRQRAVPKAPAEEH; encoded by the coding sequence ATGGTGCTCGGCGCCTTCTTGTTCGCCACCATGAGCGTGGTCGTCAAGGTTGCCTCGGCCTGGTTCAACAGTGGCGAGATGGTGCTCGGACGCGGCCTGATCGGCATCGTGCTCCTGTGGCTTTTGGCGCGCAGCCGCGGTGTCTCGATGGCCACCCGCTACCCCGGCATGCACGCCTGGCGCAGCACCATCGGCGTGGTGTCGCTGGGTGCATGGTTCTATGCCATCGCCCACATGCCGCTGGCCACGGCCGTCACGCTCAACTACATGAGCAGCGTCTGGATCGCGGCCTTCCTGGTCGGCGGCGCGCTGCTCGCGTGGGTGCCGGTGCCCGGCCGCGACGGCCGCGTGCAGCGCCCGCCGCTGCAGGGGCCGCTGGTGCTGACGGTGCTCGCGGGCTTCGCGGGCGTGGTGCTGATGCTCAAGCCCTCGGTCAATGGCAACGAAGGTTTCGCGGGCCTGCTGGGGCTGCTTTCGGGCCTCACGGCGGCGTTCGCATACATGCAGGTGGTGGCACTCTCGCGCATCGGCGAACCCGAATTGCGTACCGTCTTCTATTTCGCGGTGGGCTCGGCAGTGGCGGGTGCCATTGCCACAGCCGCCACCGGGTTTTCGGGCGGGGGTGCGTGGACGTGGCAGCATGCGCTGTGGCTGCTTCCGATCGGCCTCTTGGCCGCCCTCGGGCAGCTTTGCATGACGCGCGCCTACGCCACGGCCAAGACCCAGGCCGGCACGCTCGTGGTGGCCAATCTGCAGTATTCCGGTATTGTCTTTGCGGCGTTCTACAGTGTGGTGCTGTTCGACGACCGCATCGACGCCGCCGGCTGGGCCGGCATGGCGCTCATCATCGTGAGCGGCATCGCAGCCACCGTGTTGCGCCAGCGCGCTGTGCCCAAGGCGCCGGCCGAAGAACACTGA
- a CDS encoding aromatic ring-hydroxylating dioxygenase subunit alpha: MSDLSLQLQQAASQLPVSAYFDESLYAREMQTLFAQGPRYVGHRLAVPELGNYHTLPQEHQGRALVHTPKGVELISNVCRHRQALILQGRGQLDSQTGGNIVCPLHRWTYAAADPRATGTLIGAPHFDQDPCLNLHNYPLTEWNGLLFEGGPNGVGRDVAADMAELGPRADLDFTGYALDRVELHECNYNWKTFIEVYLEDYHVGPFHPGLGSFVTCDDLRWEFNRNFSVQTVGVANRLGRAGSPIYQKWQEQLLKYREGKPPKYGAIWLTYYPHVMVEWYPHVLTVSTLHPVSPTKTLNMVEFFYPEEIVAFEREFVEAQQAAYMETCVEDDEIAERMDAGRRALMLRGDDESGPYQSPMEDGMQQFHEWYRAAMQTTA, encoded by the coding sequence ATGTCTGATTTAAGTCTTCAACTGCAGCAGGCCGCGAGCCAACTTCCAGTTTCCGCGTACTTCGACGAGTCGCTTTACGCGCGCGAAATGCAAACGCTGTTCGCGCAAGGGCCGCGCTACGTCGGCCACCGGCTCGCGGTGCCCGAGCTGGGCAACTACCACACCCTGCCGCAGGAGCACCAGGGCCGTGCGCTGGTGCACACGCCCAAGGGTGTCGAACTCATTTCGAACGTGTGCCGCCACCGGCAGGCTCTTATCCTGCAAGGCCGCGGACAGCTCGACAGCCAGACCGGCGGCAACATCGTCTGCCCGCTGCACCGCTGGACCTACGCGGCCGCCGACCCGCGCGCCACGGGCACGCTCATTGGTGCGCCGCATTTCGACCAGGACCCCTGCCTGAACCTGCACAACTATCCGCTCACCGAGTGGAACGGCCTGCTGTTCGAGGGCGGCCCGAACGGCGTGGGCCGCGACGTGGCGGCCGACATGGCCGAACTCGGCCCGCGCGCCGACCTGGACTTCACGGGCTACGCGCTCGACCGGGTCGAGCTGCACGAGTGCAACTACAACTGGAAGACCTTCATCGAGGTCTATCTCGAGGACTACCACGTCGGCCCTTTCCACCCGGGCCTGGGCAGCTTCGTCACCTGCGACGACCTGCGCTGGGAGTTCAACCGCAACTTCTCGGTGCAGACCGTGGGTGTGGCGAACCGGCTCGGCCGCGCGGGCAGCCCCATCTACCAGAAGTGGCAGGAGCAGCTGCTCAAGTACCGAGAGGGCAAGCCGCCCAAGTACGGTGCCATCTGGCTCACCTACTATCCGCACGTGATGGTCGAGTGGTATCCGCACGTGCTCACGGTGTCGACGCTGCATCCGGTAAGCCCCACCAAGACCCTCAACATGGTCGAGTTCTTCTACCCCGAGGAAATCGTGGCCTTCGAGCGCGAATTCGTCGAGGCCCAGCAGGCCGCCTACATGGAAACCTGCGTCGAAGACGACGAGATCGCCGAGCGCATGGACGCCGGGCGCCGCGCCCTCATGCTGCGCGGCGACGACGAGAGCGGCCCCTACCAGAGCCCGATGGAAGACGGCATGCAGCAGTTCCACGAGTGGTACAGAGCCGCAATGCAGACTACTGCCTGA
- a CDS encoding ABC transporter permease, whose protein sequence is MRALFSIAWHSAWNRRFTLALTVFSIALSTFLLLGVERIRTELRENFASSVSGTDLIVGARAGSTQLLLYSVFRIGAATNNISWKSVQALAAHQGVDWVVPLSLGDSHRGFAVLATSPEYFTRFRYGDRQLLKLREGKPFSELFDAVVGAEVADKLGYHVGRKITLAHGSGELNTAEHADKPFTVVGVLARTGTPVDRTVHIGLEAMEAIHLEWVGGAPMPGVKIPAEQVRKFDLTPKNVTAALVGLKNRSAVFGVQRWISTYNGEPLMAILPGVALDELWSVIGIGENALLLMSALVALVSLAGLVSVVMAGLNERRRELAVLRAVGASLRHVLALLALEGAMVTVLGVAFGVVMAVLGIALLAPWLQSQFGLTLSLSEPTLNEWLLMGSLLVAGWLASLLPGIRAYRLSLADGLSPRI, encoded by the coding sequence ATGAGGGCACTTTTTTCGATCGCCTGGCACAGCGCCTGGAACCGGCGCTTCACGCTCGCGCTCACGGTGTTCTCGATTGCGCTGTCGACCTTTCTGCTGCTCGGCGTCGAACGCATCCGCACCGAGTTGCGCGAGAATTTCGCGTCGTCCGTGTCTGGCACCGACCTGATCGTGGGGGCGCGCGCAGGCTCCACGCAGCTGCTGCTGTACTCGGTGTTCCGCATCGGCGCGGCCACCAACAACATCTCCTGGAAGAGTGTGCAGGCGCTGGCCGCGCACCAGGGCGTCGACTGGGTGGTGCCGCTTTCGCTGGGGGACTCGCACCGCGGCTTCGCGGTGCTGGCCACCTCGCCCGAGTACTTCACACGCTTTCGCTATGGCGACCGCCAGCTGCTGAAGCTGCGCGAAGGCAAGCCCTTCAGCGAGCTGTTCGATGCGGTGGTGGGCGCCGAAGTGGCCGACAAGCTGGGCTACCACGTCGGCCGGAAGATCACGCTCGCGCACGGCAGCGGCGAGCTCAACACGGCCGAACATGCCGACAAGCCATTCACGGTGGTCGGCGTGCTCGCGCGCACCGGCACGCCGGTCGACCGCACGGTGCACATCGGCCTCGAAGCCATGGAAGCGATCCACCTCGAATGGGTGGGCGGCGCGCCGATGCCGGGCGTGAAGATCCCGGCCGAGCAGGTGCGCAAGTTCGACCTCACGCCAAAGAACGTGACGGCCGCGCTCGTGGGCCTGAAGAACCGCTCCGCCGTCTTCGGCGTGCAGCGCTGGATTTCGACCTACAACGGCGAACCGCTGATGGCCATCCTGCCGGGCGTGGCGCTCGACGAACTGTGGAGCGTGATCGGCATCGGCGAGAACGCGCTGCTGTTGATGTCCGCGCTGGTCGCGCTGGTGAGCCTTGCAGGCCTTGTCTCCGTGGTGATGGCGGGCTTGAACGAAAGGCGGCGCGAGCTGGCCGTGCTGCGTGCTGTCGGCGCCAGCCTGCGCCATGTGCTGGCGCTGCTCGCGCTCGAGGGCGCCATGGTCACCGTGCTGGGCGTGGCCTTTGGCGTGGTCATGGCCGTGCTCGGCATCGCCCTGCTCGCGCCATGGCTGCAGTCGCAGTTCGGGCTGACATTGAGTCTTTCAGAACCTACACTGAACGAATGGCTGCTGATGGGAAGCCTGCTGGTGGCGGGTTGGCTCGCAAGCCTGCTGCCCGGCATCCGTGCCTACCGGCTCTCGTTGGCCGACGGCCTCTCACCGAGGATTTAG
- a CDS encoding ABC transporter ATP-binding protein — MSTVSQGEASPLRVVLAIEALRFAWPGMKAPCIDIEAFRITAGESVFLHGPSGCGKSTLLSLLAGVLVADEGRVTLLGHDWSQLSGAARDRCRVAHVGYIFQQFNLLPYLSVLDNVLLPCRFSQRRESQAARGGSSREEAEHLLDQMGLDRHLWKRQAVQLSVGQQQRVAAARALIGQPEVVIADEPTSALDEDRREAFLDVLLTACAVNHSALVFVSHDQRIAQRFARHVLLPEINRAASAAIAVDA, encoded by the coding sequence GTGAGCACCGTCTCCCAGGGCGAGGCGTCGCCGCTGCGCGTGGTGCTCGCCATCGAAGCGCTGCGCTTCGCGTGGCCCGGCATGAAGGCGCCGTGCATCGACATCGAGGCCTTTCGCATCACGGCCGGCGAGTCGGTCTTTCTGCACGGCCCGAGCGGTTGCGGCAAGAGCACGCTGCTGTCCCTGCTGGCCGGCGTGCTGGTGGCCGACGAAGGCCGCGTCACGCTGCTGGGGCACGACTGGTCCCAGCTCTCGGGTGCCGCGCGCGACCGCTGCCGCGTGGCGCACGTGGGCTATATCTTCCAGCAGTTCAACCTGCTGCCGTATCTGAGCGTGCTCGACAACGTGCTGCTGCCCTGCCGCTTCTCGCAGCGGCGCGAATCGCAGGCCGCGCGCGGCGGCAGCTCGCGCGAAGAGGCGGAGCACCTGCTCGACCAGATGGGACTCGACCGCCACCTGTGGAAGCGCCAGGCCGTGCAGCTGTCGGTCGGCCAGCAGCAGCGCGTGGCCGCGGCCCGCGCGCTCATCGGCCAGCCCGAAGTGGTGATTGCCGACGAGCCCACGTCCGCGCTCGACGAAGACCGGCGCGAAGCCTTTCTCGACGTGCTGCTGACGGCCTGCGCGGTGAACCACAGCGCGCTCGTGTTCGTGAGCCACGACCAGCGCATCGCGCAGCGCTTTGCCCGGCATGTGCTGCTGCCCGAGATCAACCGTGCGGCTTCGGCTGCGATAGCGGTGGACGCATGA
- the dxs gene encoding 1-deoxy-D-xylulose-5-phosphate synthase, with protein sequence MAPLLPTLHDPSPIRHYDRAQLKQLSDEVRACVLDNVSRTGGHLSSNLGTVELTVALHHVFNTPHDRLVWDVGHQTYPHKILTGRRERMPTLRQIGGISGFPQRSESEYDTFGTAHSSTSISAALGMAMAAKQKGEDRHTVAIIGDGALTAGMAFEALNNAGVCDCKLLVILNDNDMSISPPVGALNRYLAQLMSGNFYAAAKNVGKSVLRAAPPLFELAKRLEQHAKGMVVPATLFEQFGFNYVGPIDGHDIDSLVPTLENLKHLDGPQFLHVVTKKGQGYKLAEADPVAYHGPGKFDPQVGLVKPTAVAKQTFTQVFGQWLCDTAAHDGRLVGITPAMREGSGMVEFEQRFPDRYYDVGIAEQHAVTFAAGLACEGLKPVVAIYSTFLQRAYDQLIHDVAIQNLPVVFALDRAGLVGADGATHAGAYDISFLRCIPNMSIACPADERECRQLLSSAYEQNHPVAVRYPRGAGAGVTPHLALDALPFGKGEVRREGKRIAILAFGSLLYPALTAAESLDATVVNMRWAKPLDVDLLLQVAGTHDAIVTLEEGAVMGGAGSAVLEALQAANVQKPVLQLGLPDRFIEHGDPGKLLASIGLDAAGIEASITQRFGSVAG encoded by the coding sequence ATGGCTCCGCTGCTTCCCACGCTTCACGATCCGTCGCCGATCCGCCACTACGACCGCGCCCAGCTCAAGCAGCTGTCCGACGAGGTGCGCGCCTGCGTGCTCGACAACGTCTCACGTACCGGCGGCCACCTGAGCTCCAATCTCGGCACGGTCGAGCTCACGGTCGCGCTGCATCATGTGTTCAACACGCCGCACGACCGGCTGGTGTGGGACGTGGGCCACCAGACCTATCCGCACAAGATTCTCACGGGGCGGCGCGAGCGCATGCCCACGCTGCGGCAGATCGGCGGCATCTCGGGCTTTCCGCAGCGCAGCGAGAGCGAATACGACACCTTTGGCACCGCGCACTCGTCCACCAGCATTTCGGCCGCGCTCGGCATGGCCATGGCGGCCAAGCAGAAGGGCGAGGACCGCCACACCGTGGCCATCATCGGCGACGGCGCGCTCACGGCCGGCATGGCTTTCGAGGCGCTCAACAACGCCGGCGTATGCGACTGCAAGCTGCTGGTGATCCTGAACGACAACGACATGTCGATCAGTCCGCCGGTGGGCGCACTCAACCGCTACCTCGCGCAATTGATGAGCGGCAATTTCTACGCCGCCGCCAAGAACGTCGGCAAGAGCGTGCTGCGCGCCGCGCCGCCGTTGTTCGAACTGGCCAAGCGCCTCGAGCAGCATGCCAAGGGCATGGTGGTCCCGGCCACGCTGTTCGAACAGTTCGGCTTCAACTACGTGGGCCCGATCGACGGCCACGACATCGATTCCCTGGTGCCCACGCTCGAGAATCTCAAGCATCTCGACGGCCCGCAGTTCCTGCACGTGGTCACCAAGAAAGGGCAGGGCTACAAGCTCGCCGAGGCCGACCCGGTGGCCTACCACGGCCCCGGCAAGTTCGATCCTCAGGTCGGGCTGGTCAAGCCCACCGCGGTGGCCAAGCAGACCTTCACGCAGGTCTTCGGCCAGTGGCTGTGCGACACGGCGGCGCACGACGGCCGGCTCGTGGGCATCACGCCCGCGATGCGCGAGGGCTCGGGGATGGTCGAGTTCGAGCAGCGCTTTCCGGACCGCTACTACGATGTCGGCATTGCCGAGCAGCATGCGGTGACGTTTGCGGCCGGCCTGGCCTGCGAGGGCCTGAAGCCGGTGGTCGCCATCTACTCGACCTTTCTGCAACGCGCGTACGACCAGCTCATCCACGACGTCGCGATACAGAACCTGCCGGTGGTGTTCGCACTCGACCGCGCAGGCCTCGTGGGTGCCGACGGCGCCACGCACGCGGGTGCCTACGACATCTCGTTCTTGCGCTGCATTCCCAACATGAGCATTGCCTGCCCGGCCGATGAGCGCGAGTGCCGCCAGTTGCTGTCGAGCGCCTACGAGCAGAACCACCCGGTGGCCGTGCGCTATCCGCGCGGAGCGGGTGCCGGCGTGACGCCGCACCTCGCGCTCGACGCGCTGCCTTTCGGCAAGGGCGAGGTGCGCCGCGAAGGCAAGCGCATTGCCATCCTCGCGTTCGGCAGCCTGCTGTACCCGGCGCTCACCGCGGCCGAATCGCTCGATGCCACGGTGGTCAACATGCGCTGGGCCAAGCCGCTCGACGTCGACCTGCTGCTGCAGGTGGCAGGCACGCACGACGCCATCGTCACGCTCGAAGAGGGCGCCGTCATGGGCGGCGCGGGCAGCGCGGTGCTCGAGGCGTTGCAGGCTGCCAACGTGCAGAAGCCGGTGCTGCAACTGGGCTTGCCCGACCGATTCATCGAGCATGGCGATCCGGGCAAGCTGCTCGCATCGATCGGCCTCGATGCAGCGGGCATCGAAGCCTCGATCACGCAGCGCTTCGGCTCCGTCGCAGGGTAA
- a CDS encoding DUF3299 domain-containing protein, translating into MLSLAAWAAEPAPKDTTASNPLGGKAAPAATAKATPGQPRQITWEELVPKDWDPAKEFKGMDLAALNDGDPRANELLMKMQEVSNNAPTNPAMNGADIKIPGFIVPLEEAKGEVTEFLLVPYFGACIHTPPPPANQILHVVTPKGAKFRAMDTVWVTGKLQTLRNDSMMGVSGYHVNATSVTKYAGGAK; encoded by the coding sequence ATGCTTTCGTTGGCTGCATGGGCCGCCGAGCCCGCGCCCAAGGACACGACCGCATCGAACCCGCTCGGCGGCAAGGCTGCACCAGCCGCGACCGCCAAGGCCACGCCGGGCCAGCCGCGCCAGATCACCTGGGAAGAACTGGTGCCCAAGGACTGGGACCCGGCCAAGGAATTCAAGGGCATGGACCTCGCCGCGCTCAACGACGGCGACCCGCGCGCCAACGAGCTGCTCATGAAGATGCAGGAAGTGTCGAACAATGCGCCGACCAATCCGGCCATGAACGGCGCGGACATCAAGATCCCGGGCTTCATCGTGCCGCTCGAAGAAGCCAAGGGCGAGGTCACCGAGTTCCTGCTGGTGCCTTATTTCGGCGCCTGCATCCACACGCCGCCGCCGCCGGCCAACCAGATCCTGCACGTGGTCACGCCAAAGGGCGCCAAGTTCCGCGCCATGGACACCGTGTGGGTCACCGGCAAGCTGCAGACGCTGCGCAACGACTCGATGATGGGCGTGAGCGGTTATCACGTGAACGCAACCAGCGTCACCAAGTACGCGGGCGGCGCAAAGTAG